The following proteins are co-located in the Pontiella desulfatans genome:
- a CDS encoding 1-acyl-sn-glycerol-3-phosphate acyltransferase, whose product MNALRTVLHLILIRPLLRLLFGVNVVGRENLDGLDRFILAANHNSHLDIFLLYSALPLCKITRTHPVAARDYFSNPPWLFKMVQFLLQPVWVDREESGLAAIKEIQRRLDDGRSIIIFPEGTRGAAGELQEFRGGVGLIAGHNPDVPVVPVYLEGPERAFPKAMAFPLPLWNHITIGPPQRLQGKSRDISARLHDHLEALAEEERAYRQRRMPEPHNPFVVAVIGVDGSGKSTLSRRLAGCSAGNSCFIGDTLELFNAGEPSEAQPLVANEVRKWVGRQAKSAKNLKHYKIPKLAELLLRDRLLSDVHRWYRPDQVFMDGSPLLNMAGWAILYHEDAFNEEVCSTAMDILTGKHVCGKRDPIFKQFPELLTLRKLNLTHLHLPDAVIFLDVDPAVCVERITSRGEEVQAHENIEKLSKLRKAYALVCDVVQQTRPVGRLTGDKTQDQLTEEATAFIKTAIQQKVEAK is encoded by the coding sequence ATGAATGCGCTGAGGACAGTGTTGCACTTGATCCTCATCCGCCCACTGCTCCGCCTGCTGTTTGGCGTCAACGTGGTGGGGCGCGAAAACCTCGATGGACTCGACCGCTTCATCCTCGCCGCCAACCACAACAGCCACCTCGATATTTTCCTGCTCTACTCGGCCTTGCCGTTGTGCAAGATCACCCGTACCCACCCGGTCGCCGCACGAGACTATTTTTCCAACCCGCCCTGGCTTTTCAAGATGGTGCAGTTCCTCCTCCAGCCCGTCTGGGTCGACCGCGAAGAAAGCGGCCTTGCCGCCATCAAGGAAATCCAGCGCCGGCTCGACGACGGCCGCAGCATCATCATCTTCCCCGAAGGCACCCGCGGCGCCGCTGGCGAGCTACAGGAATTCCGCGGCGGGGTTGGCCTCATTGCCGGACATAACCCGGATGTCCCCGTTGTGCCTGTCTACCTCGAAGGGCCGGAGCGCGCATTCCCCAAGGCGATGGCGTTCCCCCTTCCGCTCTGGAACCATATCACCATCGGCCCGCCCCAGCGGCTCCAAGGCAAGAGCCGCGACATCTCCGCCCGGTTGCACGACCATCTCGAAGCCCTCGCCGAAGAGGAGCGCGCCTACCGCCAGCGCCGCATGCCCGAACCGCACAATCCATTTGTCGTGGCAGTCATCGGAGTCGACGGCTCCGGCAAGAGCACCCTGTCGCGCCGCCTGGCCGGGTGCTCCGCTGGCAACAGCTGCTTCATCGGCGACACGCTCGAACTGTTCAACGCCGGCGAGCCGAGCGAAGCCCAGCCGCTGGTCGCCAACGAAGTGCGCAAGTGGGTGGGGCGGCAGGCCAAGAGCGCCAAGAACCTGAAGCACTACAAGATTCCAAAACTTGCAGAGCTGTTGCTGCGCGACCGCCTGCTCTCCGACGTGCACCGCTGGTATCGCCCCGACCAGGTCTTCATGGACGGCTCGCCACTGCTCAACATGGCCGGCTGGGCCATCCTCTACCACGAAGACGCCTTCAATGAAGAGGTGTGTTCAACAGCCATGGACATCCTCACCGGAAAACACGTCTGCGGAAAGCGCGATCCCATCTTCAAGCAGTTCCCGGAACTGTTGACGTTGCGCAAACTCAACCTCACCCATCTGCACCTGCCGGATGCGGTCATCTTTCTCGATGTCGATCCAGCGGTCTGTGTGGAGCGCATCACCTCCCGCGGCGAAGAGGTGCAGGCGCATGAAAACATCGAGAAGCTAAGCAAGCTCAGAAAAGCCTACGCCCTCGTCTGCGACGTCGTGCAGCAAACCCGCCCCGTCGGCCGCCTGACCGGCGACAAAACCCAGGATCAGCTCACCGAAGAAGCAACCGCATTTATCAAAACGGCAATACAGCAGAAAGTAGAAGCAAAATGA
- a CDS encoding diacylglycerol/lipid kinase family protein yields MKRIDVIATTISGSIADWKKVERIVPLFAEHGYSDVRLHSVDSHAAARAAACAALKEGGRIPISAGGSGTFRAVLEGCIDSGVGLADVRLGFLRKGSADLIGKVLDMPDEIERAIQVFAKSITADRHLPADILRASSPAGNEVPRHFIGYGGAELFGRIPYYTENRYTKYYKGILSQFFGDLGPFMTGVALALMERLIKAPFRRKTRWQIMADGRLAAEDAFQSIILVNGYLGPDLPYSDQPLGSGEFYCFGLRNLGASKLLPQIKHARDGSITDDPERWGLVPIVAKDNLEFIPDHGKPFPINVDGGTFIAKESMLFERVGQIPLIANAR; encoded by the coding sequence ATGAAACGGATTGATGTGATTGCCACAACGATCTCCGGCTCGATTGCCGACTGGAAAAAGGTCGAGCGGATAGTTCCGCTGTTTGCGGAGCATGGCTATTCCGATGTCCGGTTGCACTCGGTCGACAGCCATGCCGCCGCGCGCGCCGCCGCCTGCGCGGCGTTGAAAGAGGGCGGGCGGATTCCCATCTCCGCCGGTGGTTCCGGCACCTTCCGCGCCGTGCTTGAGGGTTGCATCGATTCCGGCGTCGGGCTGGCCGACGTCCGCCTCGGTTTCCTGCGCAAGGGCTCCGCCGACCTCATCGGCAAGGTGCTCGACATGCCCGACGAGATTGAACGCGCGATCCAGGTCTTTGCGAAATCCATCACCGCAGACCGGCATCTCCCCGCCGACATCCTCCGCGCCAGCAGTCCGGCGGGCAACGAAGTGCCGCGCCACTTTATCGGCTACGGCGGAGCGGAACTCTTCGGGCGGATTCCCTACTATACCGAGAACCGCTACACCAAATATTACAAGGGCATCCTCAGCCAGTTTTTCGGCGACCTCGGCCCCTTCATGACCGGCGTGGCGCTTGCGCTAATGGAGCGGCTCATCAAAGCACCCTTCCGCAGAAAGACGCGCTGGCAAATCATGGCCGACGGCCGGCTCGCCGCGGAAGACGCCTTCCAGTCCATCATCCTTGTCAACGGATACCTCGGCCCCGACCTGCCGTATTCCGACCAGCCGCTCGGTTCCGGCGAATTCTATTGCTTCGGTCTGCGCAACCTCGGCGCCTCCAAACTGCTACCCCAGATCAAGCACGCCCGCGACGGCTCCATCACCGACGATCCCGAACGCTGGGGCCTCGTACCCATTGTCGCAAAAGACAATCTCGAATTCATCCCCGACCACGGCAAGCCATTTCCCATCAACGTCGATGGCGGCACCTTCATCGCCAAGGAATCCATGCTTTTCGAACGCGTCGGGCAAATCCCGCTCATCGCAAACGCTCGCTAA
- a CDS encoding sodium-translocating pyrophosphatase yields the protein MNTVITSLWWIAPIASIFALFFAVFFYRKMMSANEGNETMIEIAGHVREGAMAYLFRQYKVVIIVFVVLLVILQLLALFGIQNPFVPIAFLTGGFFSGLCGYIGMKTATAASSRTAQGCSEGLNRGLQVAFRSGAVMGLVVVGFGLLDICLWYLILDKLVYTTAHMADGWHMLGMELVPAGCDVAEKLVHMTTTMITFGMGASTQALFARVGGGIYTKAADVGADLVGKVEAGIPEDDPRNPATIADNVGDNVGDVAGMGADLYESYCGSILATAALGAAVGAHKVMNGTGTEADAISLVTAPMIVAGVGTILSIIGMFMVRCKEGASQKNLLKALLTGTLGSSVLIVLALIGLWQLGMISGGIVLSVISGLAAGVIIGQATEYYTSEEYKPTQGIADQAVMGPATTIIDGLATGMYSAGIPVITIVIGIICAFGFAGGFSDMSMGLYGIGFAAVGMLATLGITLATDAYGPIADNAGGNAEMAGLPPEVRERTDALDSLGNTTAATGKGFAIGSAALTAMALLAAYIEEVKIWIAKLAGEGSFAGFTAEQAEHAGIMDFVRSFELHIMNPLLLCGLFLGGMMAFVFCAMTMKAVGRAAGAMVEEVRRQFREIPGIMEGTGKPDYASCVAISTKGAQREMLVPSLLAIIIPVVTGLILGVPGVMGLLAGGLTTGFVLATMLNNAGGAWDNAKKYVEKGAHGGKGSDAHKAAVVGDTVGDPCKDTSGPSLNILIKLMTMVSVVFTPVVVKFSPVIQELLHITTK from the coding sequence ATGAACACAGTAATAACTAGTCTGTGGTGGATTGCGCCGATCGCATCCATCTTCGCGCTGTTCTTCGCGGTCTTCTTCTATAGGAAGATGATGTCGGCGAACGAAGGTAACGAAACCATGATCGAAATCGCGGGGCACGTTCGCGAGGGCGCCATGGCCTACCTGTTCCGCCAGTACAAGGTCGTGATCATCGTCTTTGTCGTGCTGCTGGTTATTCTCCAGCTCCTCGCATTGTTTGGCATCCAGAATCCGTTTGTCCCGATCGCGTTCCTGACCGGGGGCTTTTTCTCCGGCCTGTGCGGCTACATTGGAATGAAGACGGCCACGGCCGCCTCCTCGCGCACGGCGCAGGGTTGCTCCGAAGGCCTCAACCGCGGCCTGCAGGTTGCCTTCCGCTCGGGTGCCGTGATGGGCCTCGTCGTCGTTGGCTTCGGCCTGCTCGACATTTGCCTGTGGTACCTGATTCTCGATAAGCTCGTCTACACCACCGCGCACATGGCGGACGGCTGGCACATGCTGGGCATGGAGCTCGTCCCAGCCGGTTGCGACGTGGCGGAAAAGCTCGTCCACATGACCACCACCATGATCACCTTCGGCATGGGCGCTTCCACGCAGGCCCTGTTTGCGCGTGTCGGCGGCGGCATCTACACCAAGGCGGCCGACGTTGGCGCCGACCTCGTCGGCAAGGTGGAAGCCGGCATTCCGGAAGACGACCCGCGCAACCCGGCCACCATCGCCGACAACGTGGGCGACAATGTCGGCGACGTCGCCGGCATGGGCGCCGACCTCTACGAATCCTACTGCGGCTCGATCCTCGCCACCGCCGCCCTCGGCGCGGCCGTCGGCGCGCATAAAGTGATGAACGGCACCGGCACCGAAGCCGATGCCATCAGTCTTGTTACTGCTCCGATGATTGTTGCAGGGGTCGGCACCATTCTTTCCATCATCGGCATGTTTATGGTTCGCTGCAAAGAAGGCGCCTCGCAAAAGAACCTGCTGAAAGCCCTGCTTACGGGTACCCTCGGCAGCTCGGTGCTGATTGTACTGGCGCTGATCGGCCTGTGGCAGCTCGGCATGATTTCCGGCGGTATCGTACTGTCCGTCATCTCCGGCCTTGCGGCGGGTGTAATCATCGGTCAAGCCACGGAATACTACACCTCCGAGGAATACAAACCGACTCAGGGCATCGCCGACCAGGCGGTCATGGGGCCGGCCACGACGATCATCGACGGCCTCGCCACCGGCATGTACTCCGCCGGCATCCCCGTGATCACCATCGTCATCGGCATCATCTGCGCCTTCGGATTCGCGGGCGGCTTCTCCGATATGTCGATGGGCCTCTACGGCATCGGCTTCGCGGCGGTCGGCATGCTCGCCACGCTCGGCATCACGCTGGCCACCGACGCCTATGGCCCGATCGCCGACAATGCCGGCGGCAATGCCGAGATGGCCGGTCTACCGCCGGAAGTGCGCGAGCGCACCGATGCGCTCGACTCGCTCGGCAACACCACCGCCGCCACCGGCAAAGGCTTTGCCATCGGCTCCGCTGCCCTCACCGCCATGGCCCTGCTCGCCGCCTATATCGAAGAGGTGAAAATCTGGATTGCCAAGCTGGCCGGCGAAGGCTCCTTTGCCGGATTCACCGCCGAGCAGGCCGAGCACGCCGGCATCATGGATTTCGTCCGTTCCTTCGAACTGCACATCATGAATCCCCTGCTCCTCTGCGGATTGTTCCTCGGCGGCATGATGGCCTTCGTCTTCTGCGCCATGACCATGAAGGCGGTCGGCCGCGCCGCCGGCGCGATGGTGGAAGAGGTGCGCCGCCAGTTCCGGGAAATTCCGGGCATCATGGAAGGCACCGGCAAGCCGGACTATGCCTCCTGCGTGGCGATCTCCACCAAGGGTGCCCAGCGTGAAATGCTCGTGCCCTCCCTGCTCGCGATCATCATTCCGGTCGTCACCGGCCTGATCCTCGGCGTGCCGGGCGTGATGGGCCTGCTCGCGGGCGGACTGACCACCGGCTTCGTGCTGGCCACCATGCTCAACAATGCCGGCGGCGCGTGGGATAACGCCAAGAAATACGTTGAAAAAGGCGCGCACGGCGGCAAGGGCTCCGATGCCCACAAGGCCGCCGTCGTCGGCGACACCGTCGGCGATCCCTGCAAAGACACCTCCGGCCCCTCGCTCAACATCCTCATCAAGCTAATGACCATGGTCAGCGTCGTCTTCACCCCGGTCGTCGTCAAATTCTCCCCGGTCATCCAGGAGCTACTGCACATCACGACCAAATAG
- a CDS encoding nitroreductase family protein, which translates to MEKEPFINLVKHRTSCRSYEAKPVPREHLELMLEAARLAPSACNKQPWRFAVVQDAGTRMRLVKESLRVGIEMKWAANAGAIIAIGVRSKGLVHKVGTRITGVEYPQIDLGIAGEHLVLQAEELGLGTCWIGWIKQKAVRRIVGWSKDVAPMGLITVGWPAGERKTRPRLPLDEIVKWI; encoded by the coding sequence ATGGAAAAGGAACCGTTCATCAATTTGGTCAAGCACCGGACGAGCTGCCGGTCGTATGAAGCGAAACCGGTGCCGCGCGAGCATCTGGAGCTGATGCTGGAGGCGGCGCGGCTGGCGCCCTCGGCCTGCAACAAGCAGCCGTGGCGCTTTGCGGTGGTGCAGGATGCGGGCACGCGGATGCGGCTGGTGAAGGAGTCGCTTCGCGTCGGCATCGAAATGAAATGGGCGGCCAATGCCGGCGCAATCATTGCCATCGGGGTGCGGAGCAAAGGCCTGGTGCATAAGGTGGGTACCCGGATTACCGGTGTTGAATATCCGCAAATCGATCTAGGCATTGCGGGCGAGCACCTGGTGTTGCAGGCGGAGGAGCTGGGGCTGGGAACCTGCTGGATCGGGTGGATCAAACAAAAGGCGGTTCGGCGGATTGTGGGTTGGTCGAAGGATGTTGCGCCGATGGGATTGATTACGGTCGGCTGGCCCGCCGGGGAGCGCAAGACCCGCCCGCGGCTGCCCTTGGATGAAATCGTGAAATGGATCTGA
- a CDS encoding LytR/AlgR family response regulator transcription factor has translation MKVIIIEDNIVDMENLKILLGKFGDHELVGTAETIEKGMDLAAQLRPDIILSDIQLGREVSLDHLRKLDYSPHIICTTLYESHALRAYEVGAIDYLLKPVTEEKLERAFRRVPNPRPKKSTGNGIILLKIGNTTRISQINEIIQVTADRDYTTILDDNGTHPLCNRRMHEWLELLPHEQFVSLDRSTIINVKKISAFSRLNHSNKAQIVLLNGDILEIGPTALGRLQQIFQ, from the coding sequence ATGAAGGTCATCATTATAGAAGACAACATCGTCGACATGGAAAACCTCAAGATCCTGCTCGGAAAGTTCGGGGACCATGAGTTGGTCGGTACTGCGGAAACCATTGAAAAAGGCATGGACTTAGCGGCACAGCTTCGCCCTGATATCATTCTGTCCGATATTCAACTCGGCCGCGAGGTAAGCCTGGATCACTTAAGAAAGTTGGACTATAGCCCCCACATCATCTGTACAACACTGTACGAAAGCCATGCACTGCGGGCCTACGAGGTCGGGGCCATCGATTATCTGCTTAAACCCGTAACCGAAGAGAAGCTGGAGAGAGCCTTCCGTCGCGTACCCAACCCCCGTCCCAAAAAAAGCACAGGCAATGGCATCATCCTTCTGAAAATCGGAAACACAACCCGGATCAGCCAGATCAATGAAATCATCCAGGTGACCGCCGATCGTGATTACACCACGATACTTGATGACAACGGCACCCACCCGCTGTGCAATCGGCGCATGCACGAATGGCTCGAACTACTCCCTCACGAACAATTTGTTTCGCTAGATCGGTCCACCATCATCAACGTGAAAAAAATCAGCGCCTTTTCTAGGCTGAACCACTCGAACAAAGCCCAGATTGTATTGCTGAATGGGGACATACTTGAAATAGGCCCGACAGCACTCGGCCGGCTCCAGCAAATATTCCAATAA
- a CDS encoding ABC transporter substrate-binding protein, with product MNPLKSIGIAPCLLALLLASPLQAEETNLEQVTLQLKWTHAFQFAGYYMAQHNGYYREAGLDVDIVVGGPNIDVVGRVLSGEADFGVATSDLLLNYAEGSPVKVLGVVYQHSPVILIMRGDKPSATMQDLAGKTIMIEEHAADLFAMFNRAGVPLDQLTCLNHTGYIEDLLTSEAHAIFAYMGNEPFVLDQMGVEHFILSPRTYGIDFYGDNFFTTQAMLTEREDVAKGFRAASVRGWQAAYNHPEKAIDIILEHYPTRMSREHLLYEARITRDLMTGLVDPGYMLPGRWEHIADTYIEIGMLDKRPDLDGFIYQPDGTMLPAWFMKAVAGATALLAILLAITVYFRHLNAKLLTINKELSDAKEAAEQANRKKTWFIANVSHDLRAPISSIIGLTNIFHHHGKSLELPDKFNAFLEQLKSGGGFLMLMLNNILDLSAFEMNAAAVRPEHFELSEWGGEIGNLVQPLANEQGVQVRIDATTATIEADRTRLSQILLNLIHNAIKFTPENGTVRIALSCSPSSLEMRVSDEGPGIPEEERERIFDMFAQGAEGPSHRSGVGLGLSIVERNTRLLGGDIRIGNAQPTGTVFTVAVPLGADSSMISAHSQMDASSPPKIVS from the coding sequence ATGAATCCGTTGAAATCTATTGGAATAGCCCCCTGCCTGCTCGCCCTGCTCTTGGCGTCGCCGTTACAAGCTGAGGAAACGAACCTTGAACAGGTCACGTTGCAACTGAAATGGACTCATGCGTTCCAATTTGCCGGATACTATATGGCTCAACACAACGGCTACTACCGCGAGGCGGGGCTGGATGTGGATATTGTCGTCGGGGGGCCTAACATCGATGTGGTCGGGCGGGTGCTTTCGGGCGAAGCCGACTTCGGCGTGGCGACCAGCGACCTGCTGTTGAACTATGCCGAAGGCAGCCCCGTGAAGGTGCTAGGCGTGGTGTACCAGCACTCCCCCGTCATCTTGATTATGCGGGGCGACAAGCCCTCGGCCACCATGCAGGATCTAGCGGGCAAGACGATCATGATCGAAGAGCATGCCGCCGACCTTTTCGCAATGTTCAACCGAGCCGGGGTTCCCCTCGACCAGCTAACCTGCCTGAACCACACGGGCTACATTGAAGACCTGCTCACCTCCGAGGCGCACGCCATTTTCGCCTATATGGGCAACGAGCCTTTTGTGCTCGACCAAATGGGCGTCGAGCATTTCATCCTCTCGCCGCGCACTTACGGGATCGATTTCTACGGCGACAATTTTTTCACCACCCAGGCCATGCTCACGGAAAGGGAGGATGTGGCCAAGGGCTTCCGCGCGGCCTCTGTCCGCGGCTGGCAGGCGGCCTACAACCATCCGGAAAAGGCGATCGACATTATCCTGGAGCACTACCCCACCCGCATGAGCCGCGAGCACCTGCTGTACGAAGCACGGATTACGCGGGATCTAATGACCGGGCTCGTCGATCCGGGCTATATGCTGCCGGGGCGCTGGGAACACATTGCAGACACCTATATCGAGATCGGCATGCTGGACAAGCGCCCGGATCTCGACGGGTTCATCTACCAACCCGACGGCACCATGCTTCCTGCCTGGTTCATGAAAGCGGTAGCCGGCGCAACGGCACTGCTGGCCATCCTGCTGGCCATCACGGTCTACTTCCGGCACCTCAATGCAAAATTGCTGACCATCAACAAGGAGCTCTCGGATGCCAAGGAAGCCGCCGAACAGGCCAACCGCAAAAAAACCTGGTTCATCGCCAACGTCAGCCACGACCTACGCGCGCCGATCAGCTCGATCATCGGGTTGACCAATATTTTCCACCACCATGGCAAGAGCCTGGAGCTGCCGGACAAGTTCAATGCATTCCTGGAGCAGCTCAAGTCCGGCGGCGGGTTCCTGATGCTCATGCTCAATAACATCCTCGATCTTTCGGCCTTCGAAATGAATGCCGCCGCCGTGCGCCCGGAACACTTCGAATTGTCGGAATGGGGCGGGGAAATCGGCAACCTCGTGCAGCCATTGGCCAACGAGCAGGGCGTGCAGGTTCGCATCGATGCCACCACCGCGACCATTGAGGCCGACCGTACCCGCCTCTCACAAATCCTGCTGAACCTGATCCACAATGCCATCAAGTTCACACCGGAAAACGGAACCGTCCGCATCGCCCTTTCATGCAGCCCATCCTCCCTGGAGATGCGGGTTTCCGACGAAGGCCCGGGTATTCCCGAGGAGGAGCGCGAACGGATTTTCGACATGTTCGCCCAAGGGGCCGAAGGGCCGTCGCACCGTTCGGGGGTCGGGCTCGGCCTTTCCATCGTCGAGCGCAACACCCGCCTGCTCGGCGGCGACATCCGAATCGGCAATGCCCAGCCAACCGGCACGGTTTTCACCGTTGCCGTACCGCTCGGGGCGGATTCGTCGATGATTTCAGCCCATTCGCAGATGGACGCTTCCTCTCCGCCTAAAATCGTCTCATAA
- a CDS encoding glycoside hydrolase family 43 protein, giving the protein MAKWTRYLVPHLYTADPHAHVFDGKLYIYPSHDIDAGIPENDNGDHFAMRDYHVFSMEDIEGDVTDHGVALKLEDIPWAGRQLWDCDCACKDGKYYLYFPLKDRSDIFRIGVAISDKPEGPFVPQEVPMAGSYSIDPCVFRDEDGSHYMYFGGIWGGQLQSYRNNQAVENGKEPADDEPALPPRVARLRDDMLQFGEEPRAVVLLDEQGEELRAGDHERRFFEAAWMHRYQGNYYFSYSTGNTQKLCYAVGDNPYGPFTYQGVILTPVVGWTTHHSIAEFKGKWYLFHHDSGPSGGKTWLRSMKVCELVYRDDGTICTMDGGGEMEPLQPQDLTEA; this is encoded by the coding sequence ATGGCGAAATGGACAAGATATCTTGTGCCGCATCTATACACGGCAGACCCGCATGCGCATGTGTTTGACGGGAAGCTATATATTTATCCCTCGCATGATATTGATGCGGGCATCCCGGAAAACGATAATGGCGACCACTTCGCCATGCGGGATTACCATGTCTTTTCGATGGAGGACATCGAAGGGGATGTTACCGATCATGGCGTTGCGCTGAAGTTGGAGGATATTCCATGGGCCGGTCGCCAATTGTGGGATTGCGACTGTGCCTGCAAGGACGGCAAATATTACCTCTATTTCCCGCTGAAAGACCGTTCGGATATTTTCCGCATCGGTGTGGCCATCAGCGACAAGCCGGAGGGGCCCTTTGTTCCTCAGGAAGTTCCAATGGCTGGAAGCTATTCGATCGATCCTTGCGTCTTCCGTGATGAGGACGGCTCGCACTACATGTACTTTGGCGGTATATGGGGCGGGCAGCTGCAATCCTATCGGAACAACCAGGCGGTTGAGAACGGGAAGGAACCCGCCGACGATGAGCCGGCGCTCCCCCCGCGGGTGGCTAGGCTGCGCGATGATATGCTCCAGTTTGGCGAGGAACCGCGTGCCGTTGTGCTTCTGGATGAACAGGGCGAGGAGCTGAGAGCCGGCGACCATGAGCGTCGCTTCTTCGAAGCCGCGTGGATGCACAGATACCAGGGCAACTATTATTTTTCATACTCCACGGGCAATACGCAAAAGCTGTGCTATGCCGTGGGGGACAATCCATACGGGCCGTTCACCTACCAAGGCGTGATTCTGACCCCGGTGGTGGGATGGACGACACACCATTCGATTGCGGAGTTTAAGGGGAAGTGGTATCTGTTTCACCACGACAGCGGTCCGTCGGGAGGCAAGACCTGGCTGCGCAGCATGAAGGTCTGCGAGCTGGTATACCGCGATGACGGAACGATCTGCACGATGGACGGCGGGGGGGAAATGGAACCGCTGCAACCTCAGGATTTGACCGAAGCATAA
- a CDS encoding MFS transporter codes for MGHFHQKLSFREKVGYSLGDGAANLVFQVLMAYQFMFFTQILGLSPKAAGLLFLIGRFFDAFTDPAMGFVADRTKTKWGRFRPWLIWSALPFAAIFWLTFTSPGWSPTGQMVYAYLMYFLLMAVYTVNNVPYCALNGVMTGDVDERTSLSTYRFVCVTIVSFIVQGMTLPLVDKFGQGDDAKGWSITMGIFAVVTIFLFVICFFSVKERVEPDPDQQSSAKQDMLDTFKNRPWVILFSATLMIFIMLVVRGGSLPLFMEHIADRQSLADFIGSMGLQSVDGVAPTGFGKFLNAFGYLLKPDHSNVPGVAYGIMGMLGTFTMFLGVLCSKPLSKLFGKRMVFVGSLVVTTFVTLWLFYIPSTNVRAMLWQSALWGLAYGPTVPLLWSMIADTADYSEWKTGRRATGFTFAGVVFALKFGLGVGGYIQGLILAQYGYEGGAELAERAMTGIRVASSVAPAAFIIAAVAILLFYPISKELNYQIGDDLAKRRKERAGE; via the coding sequence ATGGGACATTTTCATCAGAAACTCTCCTTCCGCGAAAAGGTAGGCTACAGTCTGGGTGATGGAGCCGCCAACCTGGTCTTCCAGGTTTTGATGGCTTATCAGTTCATGTTTTTTACGCAGATTCTGGGGCTGAGCCCCAAGGCGGCGGGGCTCCTGTTTCTGATCGGACGCTTCTTCGATGCCTTCACCGATCCGGCCATGGGGTTTGTTGCTGACCGCACAAAGACCAAGTGGGGACGCTTCCGTCCCTGGCTGATTTGGTCGGCGCTTCCTTTTGCCGCCATTTTCTGGCTGACCTTCACCAGCCCCGGATGGTCGCCCACGGGGCAGATGGTCTATGCCTACCTCATGTATTTCCTGCTGATGGCCGTCTATACCGTGAACAACGTGCCGTATTGCGCGTTGAACGGAGTGATGACGGGCGACGTGGATGAACGCACCAGCCTTTCCACCTACCGGTTTGTTTGCGTCACGATTGTTTCGTTCATCGTGCAGGGCATGACACTGCCGCTGGTTGATAAATTCGGGCAGGGCGACGATGCCAAGGGCTGGTCGATCACCATGGGCATTTTCGCGGTGGTAACCATTTTCCTCTTCGTGATCTGTTTCTTCTCGGTGAAGGAGCGCGTGGAGCCCGACCCCGATCAGCAGTCGTCTGCAAAACAGGACATGCTGGACACGTTTAAAAACCGCCCGTGGGTCATCCTGTTCAGCGCCACGCTGATGATTTTCATCATGCTGGTGGTTCGCGGCGGATCGCTGCCTCTTTTCATGGAACACATCGCCGACCGTCAATCGTTGGCGGACTTTATTGGAAGCATGGGGCTTCAGTCGGTTGACGGCGTTGCCCCGACCGGCTTCGGGAAATTCCTGAACGCCTTCGGTTATCTGCTGAAGCCGGATCATTCCAATGTGCCCGGCGTCGCCTACGGCATCATGGGTATGCTGGGCACCTTTACCATGTTCCTTGGCGTTTTGTGCTCCAAGCCCCTTTCGAAGCTCTTCGGGAAGCGGATGGTGTTTGTGGGATCGCTAGTGGTAACGACGTTCGTGACCCTGTGGCTGTTTTATATTCCTTCCACGAATGTCCGCGCCATGCTGTGGCAGAGCGCGTTGTGGGGGTTGGCGTACGGCCCCACCGTTCCGTTGTTGTGGTCGATGATTGCCGATACCGCCGACTATTCCGAATGGAAGACGGGTCGCCGCGCGACCGGGTTTACCTTCGCGGGCGTGGTCTTTGCCCTCAAATTCGGGTTGGGGGTCGGCGGCTATATCCAGGGGCTGATCCTTGCCCAATACGGTTACGAAGGCGGGGCTGAGCTGGCTGAACGCGCCATGACCGGCATTCGTGTTGCCTCGTCCGTTGCGCCGGCCGCGTTCATCATTGCGGCAGTGGCCATTCTGCTTTTCTATCCGATATCGAAAGAGCTGAACTATCAGATTGGCGATGATCTCGCGAAGCGGCGGAAAGAGCGGGCTGGGGAATAG